The following proteins are co-located in the Megalobrama amblycephala isolate DHTTF-2021 linkage group LG12, ASM1881202v1, whole genome shotgun sequence genome:
- the LOC125280751 gene encoding uncharacterized protein LOC125280751 isoform X1, translating to MDNQREAELQNAARHVVSLLRSALTRESCPPSGMDEGQVQREQVTAGRRQHATQLQGQATPGNRVESAVRPQRTLSGVASGNSVDQSMARAFPGLFKARKSFIPTPKKRPARSMPIQFFLLNKSVKRTPKASEELILLQAGLGRRTVAIPEDADHSEISKLLLETYSKMESLEGAWMLYKAVGGSGQRKLNVVAPEAEGYTGSYLIKTVGGKGCLYIMPIQNTLDISPLPYSSKEFEKMPKARCVKCHTDMPVQLLAVHVQKCETDIWINSSDSESEPIDFLLSSDTEVPSISTIVDEDNSNDPGDPTNEEVASTSTELNRCSGHLGNELDSPSVVMDAKVSCPVCSAMYSEDFIEVHASTCGERADDRPNQDLDITGQKQDKQKSLTDAINTLKKAIDPSTIFSLCVTREDMFSRGLTQWKRQKKSSPKNPLRVTFIGEPGIDSGALMKEFLTEMMAGIEEKFFEGGSTGKNLKYSITDFQNDNLRIVGEIMAVSITQDGPPPNFFMEWIYNFISSGEIKKDELTKADITDADLLDLIDKIETADTTALLDLSERIVACGYTGPLTCDRKEEIVSAVVLHSSVRILPMLQQMCRGLELYGLHEMVKQNQPLFQPLFVPGHFTKPDADFLMMALSPILSEVGSVKRQRESRIVNYLQDFIQSLEDEEEGSSSKESRVGDDSEQEDKTNCTKGDAEQDKITVSSFMQWITGQGHVPITSAQREKFKIHVEFDHDCQLRYGQHSLCFPLVNACSCTVTLPTQHLGTNTEFLGIMRQAVSNSREFGRS from the exons ATGGACAACCAAAGAGAG GCCGAGTTGCAGAACGCTGCCAGGCATGTTGTGTCCCTTTTACGCAGTGCTCTAACACGTGAGTCATGCCCACCGTCAGGAATGG ATGAAGGGCAGGTTCAGAGAGAACAGGTCACAGCAGGCAGGAGGCAACATGCAACACAGCTACAGGGTCAGGCAACCCCTGGCAACAGGGTGGAGTCTGCAGTGAGACCACAGCGCACCCTTAGTGGTGTTGCATCAGGAAATTCAGTGGACCAGAGTATGGCCAG aGCATTCCCTGGTCTTTTCAAGGCACGAAAAAGCTTTATCCCAACTCCTAAAAAAAGGCCTGCCAGGTCAATGCCAATTCAGTTTTTCctgctaaataaaagtgttaaacGGACCCCAAAAGCCTCTGAAGAGTTGATTCTTCTACAGGCTGGACTAGGACGGAGGACTGTTGCTATCCCAGAGGATGCTGATCACTCTGAG ATATCTAAACTATTGTTGGAGACATATTCAAAAATGGAATCATTGGAGGGAGCCTGGATGCTGTATAAAGCTGTTG GTGGATCTGGTCAGCGAAAGCTGAATGTGGTTGCTCCGGAAGCTGAAGGATACACAGGGTCCTACCTTATTAAAACGGTTGGAGGAAAGGGCTGTTTATACATAATGCCAATTCAGAACACACTGGACATCTCCCCTTTACCTTACTCATCCAAAGAATTTGAAAAAATGCCAAAAGCTCGATGTGTCAAGTGTCACACAGACATGCCTGTTCAACTGTTGGCTGTGCACGTCCAGAAGTGTGAGACAGACATATGGATTAACAGCAGCGATAGTGAATCA GAGCCTATAGATTTCTTGCTGTCATCTGATACAGAAGTGCCTTCCATTTCTACAATAGTGGATGAAGATAATTCCAAC GATCCTGGAGACCCTACAAATGAAGAAGTGGCATCTACTTCGACAGAATTGAATCGGTGTAGTGGCCAT TTAGGGAATGAGTTGGATTCACCTTCAGTGGTTATGGATGCCAAG GTATCTTGTCCTGTGTGTTCTGCCATGTATTCAGAAGACTTTATTGAAGTACATGCAAGTACCTGTGGGGAAag AGCTGACGATAGACCAAACCAAGATTTGGACATAACGGGACAAAAGCAAGACAAGCAAAAGAG TCTTACAGACGCAATCAACACACTTAAAAAGGCAATAGACCCTTCAACCATTTTCAGCCTCTGTGTCACAAGGGAAGACATGTTTTCCCGAGGCCTAACACAGTGGAAACGGCAGAAGAAGTCCTCTCCGAAGAATCCCCTCAGAGTCACATTCATTGGAGAGCCTGGGATAGATAGTGGTGCTCTAATGAAAGAATTCCTGACCG AAATGATGGCCGGAATTGAGGAAAAATTCTTTGAGGGAGGGAGCACTGGGAAAAATCTTAAGTATTCAATTACGGACTTTCAGAATGACAATCTCAG GATAGTTGGTGaaataatggcagtgagcatTACTCAGGATGGACCTCCACCCAACTTTTTCATGGAGTGGATATACAATTTCATTTCTTCCGGCGAGATTAAAAAAGATGAGCTGACAAAGGCTGACATAACAGATGCAGACCTGCTAGATCTAATTGACAAG atTGAGACCGCAGACACTACAGCCTTGCTTGACCTTTCTGAAAGAATTGTAGCATGTGGGTACACAGGACCCCTAACATGTGATCGAAAGGAAGAGATTGTCAG tGCTGTTGTTCTGCATTCGTCTGTGCGAATCCTCCCAATGCTGCAGCAAATGTGCAGAGGATTGGAACTCTATGGCCTCCATGAAATGGTGAAACAGAATCAGCCTTTATTTCAGCCGTTATTTGTTCCTGGTCACTTTACAAAA CCTGATGCAGATTTTCTCATGATGGCCCTGTCACCCATTTTAAGTGAGGTGGGTTCAGTGAAGCGGCAGAGAGAATCAAGAATTGTGAACTACTTGCAGGACTTCATTCAAAGCCTTGAAGATGAAG AAGAAGGGAGCAGCAGTAAGGAGAGCAGGGTTGGAGATGACAGCGAACAGGAGGATAAAACAAACTGCACAAAAGGAGATGCAGAACAAGACAAGATCACCGTCAGCAGTTTCATGCAGTGGATTACTGGCCAGGGGCATGTCCCCATTACTTCTGCACAAAgagaaaaatttaaaatacatgttgAATTTGATCATGACTGCCAGCTTCGATATGGTCAGCATAGTTTATGCTTCCCTCTAGTAAATGCATGTTCCTGTACTGTGACCTTGCCTACACAGCACCTAGGGACAAACACAGAGTTCCTCGGCATTATGAGACAGGCTGTGAGCAATAGCAGAGAATTTGGTCGTTCATGA
- the LOC125280751 gene encoding uncharacterized protein LOC125280751 isoform X2, translating into MPTVRNGAFPGLFKARKSFIPTPKKRPARSMPIQFFLLNKSVKRTPKASEELILLQAGLGRRTVAIPEDADHSEISKLLLETYSKMESLEGAWMLYKAVGGSGQRKLNVVAPEAEGYTGSYLIKTVGGKGCLYIMPIQNTLDISPLPYSSKEFEKMPKARCVKCHTDMPVQLLAVHVQKCETDIWINSSDSESEPIDFLLSSDTEVPSISTIVDEDNSNDPGDPTNEEVASTSTELNRCSGHLGNELDSPSVVMDAKVSCPVCSAMYSEDFIEVHASTCGERADDRPNQDLDITGQKQDKQKSLTDAINTLKKAIDPSTIFSLCVTREDMFSRGLTQWKRQKKSSPKNPLRVTFIGEPGIDSGALMKEFLTEMMAGIEEKFFEGGSTGKNLKYSITDFQNDNLRIVGEIMAVSITQDGPPPNFFMEWIYNFISSGEIKKDELTKADITDADLLDLIDKIETADTTALLDLSERIVACGYTGPLTCDRKEEIVSAVVLHSSVRILPMLQQMCRGLELYGLHEMVKQNQPLFQPLFVPGHFTKPDADFLMMALSPILSEVGSVKRQRESRIVNYLQDFIQSLEDEEEGSSSKESRVGDDSEQEDKTNCTKGDAEQDKITVSSFMQWITGQGHVPITSAQREKFKIHVEFDHDCQLRYGQHSLCFPLVNACSCTVTLPTQHLGTNTEFLGIMRQAVSNSREFGRS; encoded by the exons ATGCCCACCGTCAGGAATGG aGCATTCCCTGGTCTTTTCAAGGCACGAAAAAGCTTTATCCCAACTCCTAAAAAAAGGCCTGCCAGGTCAATGCCAATTCAGTTTTTCctgctaaataaaagtgttaaacGGACCCCAAAAGCCTCTGAAGAGTTGATTCTTCTACAGGCTGGACTAGGACGGAGGACTGTTGCTATCCCAGAGGATGCTGATCACTCTGAG ATATCTAAACTATTGTTGGAGACATATTCAAAAATGGAATCATTGGAGGGAGCCTGGATGCTGTATAAAGCTGTTG GTGGATCTGGTCAGCGAAAGCTGAATGTGGTTGCTCCGGAAGCTGAAGGATACACAGGGTCCTACCTTATTAAAACGGTTGGAGGAAAGGGCTGTTTATACATAATGCCAATTCAGAACACACTGGACATCTCCCCTTTACCTTACTCATCCAAAGAATTTGAAAAAATGCCAAAAGCTCGATGTGTCAAGTGTCACACAGACATGCCTGTTCAACTGTTGGCTGTGCACGTCCAGAAGTGTGAGACAGACATATGGATTAACAGCAGCGATAGTGAATCA GAGCCTATAGATTTCTTGCTGTCATCTGATACAGAAGTGCCTTCCATTTCTACAATAGTGGATGAAGATAATTCCAAC GATCCTGGAGACCCTACAAATGAAGAAGTGGCATCTACTTCGACAGAATTGAATCGGTGTAGTGGCCAT TTAGGGAATGAGTTGGATTCACCTTCAGTGGTTATGGATGCCAAG GTATCTTGTCCTGTGTGTTCTGCCATGTATTCAGAAGACTTTATTGAAGTACATGCAAGTACCTGTGGGGAAag AGCTGACGATAGACCAAACCAAGATTTGGACATAACGGGACAAAAGCAAGACAAGCAAAAGAG TCTTACAGACGCAATCAACACACTTAAAAAGGCAATAGACCCTTCAACCATTTTCAGCCTCTGTGTCACAAGGGAAGACATGTTTTCCCGAGGCCTAACACAGTGGAAACGGCAGAAGAAGTCCTCTCCGAAGAATCCCCTCAGAGTCACATTCATTGGAGAGCCTGGGATAGATAGTGGTGCTCTAATGAAAGAATTCCTGACCG AAATGATGGCCGGAATTGAGGAAAAATTCTTTGAGGGAGGGAGCACTGGGAAAAATCTTAAGTATTCAATTACGGACTTTCAGAATGACAATCTCAG GATAGTTGGTGaaataatggcagtgagcatTACTCAGGATGGACCTCCACCCAACTTTTTCATGGAGTGGATATACAATTTCATTTCTTCCGGCGAGATTAAAAAAGATGAGCTGACAAAGGCTGACATAACAGATGCAGACCTGCTAGATCTAATTGACAAG atTGAGACCGCAGACACTACAGCCTTGCTTGACCTTTCTGAAAGAATTGTAGCATGTGGGTACACAGGACCCCTAACATGTGATCGAAAGGAAGAGATTGTCAG tGCTGTTGTTCTGCATTCGTCTGTGCGAATCCTCCCAATGCTGCAGCAAATGTGCAGAGGATTGGAACTCTATGGCCTCCATGAAATGGTGAAACAGAATCAGCCTTTATTTCAGCCGTTATTTGTTCCTGGTCACTTTACAAAA CCTGATGCAGATTTTCTCATGATGGCCCTGTCACCCATTTTAAGTGAGGTGGGTTCAGTGAAGCGGCAGAGAGAATCAAGAATTGTGAACTACTTGCAGGACTTCATTCAAAGCCTTGAAGATGAAG AAGAAGGGAGCAGCAGTAAGGAGAGCAGGGTTGGAGATGACAGCGAACAGGAGGATAAAACAAACTGCACAAAAGGAGATGCAGAACAAGACAAGATCACCGTCAGCAGTTTCATGCAGTGGATTACTGGCCAGGGGCATGTCCCCATTACTTCTGCACAAAgagaaaaatttaaaatacatgttgAATTTGATCATGACTGCCAGCTTCGATATGGTCAGCATAGTTTATGCTTCCCTCTAGTAAATGCATGTTCCTGTACTGTGACCTTGCCTACACAGCACCTAGGGACAAACACAGAGTTCCTCGGCATTATGAGACAGGCTGTGAGCAATAGCAGAGAATTTGGTCGTTCATGA